A stretch of Sebastes fasciatus isolate fSebFas1 chromosome 19, fSebFas1.pri, whole genome shotgun sequence DNA encodes these proteins:
- the glis3 gene encoding zinc finger protein GLIS3 isoform X2 — MTSAMSGKGCQLLVSPCSVSPSLSMIRGHQPHHQSIRMPMCSPQWSDAHGPSSGVEKVKRGTVHSFAPSGNQSEGHVVLPTLSLRRQVLTNGKHLNISTVSPNQQVPAHHPTTKTVTIQTGRCSSNNSFKGRSVSGPTMGVFGQPAAANLTVTSSPMTVVTGHRYTAGPAAQHPPSHPHSMQIPHTDARSLHSRESLASTTLSLFETQSVFSGRHDWSYGYRVLPPLGLPQCSEGGEQLSLPHGTAMSGTTVSGGTSTSASLPSYLFAGDAASPAQSRAKKRALSMSPLSDVMGTDFNSIIRTSPNSLVAYINGSRSSPSSHLTLSPVQSEGYGHFLGVRGCCIPRHYPHPQSTPDSSQALAPQTDYSRMQMLEEGGGLESQMANMVVDQQCLPEEGGSLEKTSESCSQTANNLLPPPQLQPALLTTIQEAATPQGPPPPYHSHQHFHLARLHCKIKPHSQDPMVYPRHGVSFLPQVPMLEEEEGELEDYGAHCCRWLDCSAVYDQREELVRHIEKLHVDQRKAEDFTCHWVGCPRSFKPFNARYKLLIHMRVHSGEKPNKCTFEGCKKAFSRLENLKIHLRSHTGEKPYLCQHPGCLKAFSNSSDRAKHQRTHLDTKPYTCQVPGCAKRYTDPSSLRKHVKSHSTKERQLRKKMKSTADGTQDTLTDCLTIHPLQPSLSPLARTDLNSSPCASHESYSAALLGPDSSSDPHLALLCSLQDNYRFVDPSPHQLLPGDRCSPTCLPHPPHGTSLQNNGDLKQPCQLPDLADPELSGQIYSPPRYGGITAQTCSSHLMQVDAFGDSLAPAVNNPNGVATSQAALSCITGFDVHSQAQDVDHNLELHGGDFFSAVDHCTSQISCVYTEG; from the exons ATGACTTCAGCCATGAGTGGAAAGGGTTGTCAGCTCCTGGTGTCTCCCTGCAGTGTGTCCCCGTCACTAAGCATGATCAGAGGACACCAGCCCCACCACCAGTCCATCAGGATGCCCATGTGTTCCCCACAATGGTCCGATGCGCATGGTCCCTCCTCGGGCGTGGAGAAAGTGAAAAGAGGAACCGTCCACTCTTTTGCTCCTTCTGGAAATCAGAGCGAAGGCCATGTCGTCCTGCCGACCCTGAGCCTCCGCAGACAGGTGTTGACCAACGGGAAGCATCTAAACATCTCAACTGTGTCCCCAAACCAGCAAGTGCCTGCTCATCATCCTACAACCAAAACAGTGACAATACAGACGGGACGCTGCTCCTCCAACAACAGCTTCAAAG GTCGCTCTGTGTCGGGGCCTACCATGGGAGTATTTGGTCAGCCAGCCGCTGCTAACCTGACAGTGACCAGCAGTCCCATGACCGTGGTCACAGGCCACCGCTACACTGCAGGGCCTGCAGCACAACATCCCCCATCACATCCACACAGCATGCAGATTCCCCACACTGATGCCAG ATCCTTACATTCCAGAGAATCCCTGGCATCCACTACGCTTAGTCTGTTTGAAACGCAGTCGGTGTTTAGTGGCAGACATGACTGGTCGTATGGCTACCGTGTGCTTCCTCCGCTGGGTCTGCCTCAGTGCTCCGAGGGAGGCGAGCAGCTCAGCCTTCCTCACGGCACGGCCATGTCCGGTACGACCGTGTCGGGTGGCACTAGCACCTCCGCCTCCTTGCCCTCGTACCTCTTCGCAGGCGACGCCGCAAGCCCCGCACAGTCTCGTGCAAAGAAGAGAGCACTTTCCATGTCGCCTTTGTCGGATGTCATGGGTACCGATTTCAACTCCATCATACGCACCTCGCCTAATTCGCTTGTGGCTTATATCAACGGCTCCCGCAGCTCTCCATCCTCCCACCTCACACTCTCGCCTGTCCAGTCAGAAGGTTACGGTCACTTCCTGGGCGTGAGAGGCTGCTGCATCCCGCGCCACTACCCCCATCCCCAGAGCACGCCAGACTCTTCGCAGGCCCTGGCCCCACAGACAGATTATAGCCGTATGCAGATGCTTGAAGAGGGAGGGGGTCTGGAGAGCCAGATGGCCAACATGGTGGTGGACCAGCAGTGCCTCCCAGAGGAAGGAGGGTCACTGGAGAAGACCTCAGAGAGCTGCAGCCAAACCGCCAACAACCTGCTGCCACCTCCGCAGTTACAGCCGGCGCTATTGACCACTATCCAAGAGGCTGCTACTCCGCAGGGGCCTCCACCACCCTATCACTCACACCAGCACTTCCACCTCGCAAGACTTCACTGTAAAATAAAGCCCCATTCTCAGGACCCCATGGTTTATCCCAGGCACGGGGTGAGCTTTCTACCCCAGGTGCCCAtgctggaggaagaggaaggagagctgGAGGACTATGGGGCCCACTGCTGCAGGTGGTTGGACTGTAGTGCAGTCTATGACCAAAGGGAGGAGCTGGTAAGGCACATAGAAAAGCTTCACGTGGACCAGCGGAAGGCCGAGGACTTCACATGCCATTGGGTGGGCTGTCCACGCAGCTTCAAGCCCTTCAACGCCCGATACAAGCTTCTTATCCACATGAGGGTCCATTCAGGGGAGAAACCCAACAAGTGCACG TTCGAGGGCTGCAAGAAGGCTTTCTCTCGGCTAGAAAACCTGAAGATCCACCTGCGCAGCCACACGGGGGAGAAACCCTACCTATGTCAGCACCCCGGATGCCTCAAGGCCTTCAGCAACTCAAGTGACAGAGCGAAGCACCAGCGTACACACCTGGACACA AAACCGTATACGTGCCAGGTGCCTGGCTGTGCAAAGCGTTATACTGACCCCAGCTCCTTGAGGAAACACGTGAAATCCCACTCTACTAAAGAACGCCAGTTACGGAAGAAG ATGAAATCCACTGCTGATGGGACTCAGGACACGCTGACAGACTGTTTAACCATACACCCTCTACAACCAAGCCTTTCTCCTCTGGCGAGGACAGACTTGAACTCTTCCCCTTGTGCATCCCACGAGTCATATTCTG ctgctctgctgggaCCAGACTCCTCCAGCGATCCTCACCTGGCTCTGTTATGCTCCTTACAAGATAATTACAG GTTTGTTGATCCCTCCCCTCACCAGCTCCTACCCGGGGACCGGTGCTCTCCCACCTGCCTCCCACATCCTCCCCACGGGACATCCCTGCAGAACAACGGAGATCTGAAGCAGCCCTGCCAGCTGCCTGATCTGGCAGATCCAG AGCTCTCAGGGCAGATATATTCTCCTCCACGATACGGTGGGATCACAGCACAGACCTGCTCGAGTCACCTGATGCAAGTCGATGCCTTTGGTGACAGCCTCGCTCCGGCTGTCAATAATCCCAATGGGGTGGCCACCTCACAAGCAGCTCTTTCCTGCATTACAG gATTTGATGTCCACAGTCAAGCGCAGGATGTGGATCATAATCTAGAACTGCATGGAGGGGATTTCTTCAGCGCAGTGGACCACTGCACAAGCCAGATCTCCTGCGTCTACACGGAGGGATGA
- the glis3 gene encoding zinc finger protein GLIS3 isoform X1, which produces MTSAMSGKGCQLLVSPCSVSPSLSMIRGHQPHHQSIRMPMCSPQWSDAHGPSSGVEKVKRGTVHSFAPSGNQSEGHVVLPTLSLRRQVLTNGKHLNISTVSPNQQVPAHHPTTKTVTIQTGRCSSNNSFKAGRSVSGPTMGVFGQPAAANLTVTSSPMTVVTGHRYTAGPAAQHPPSHPHSMQIPHTDARSLHSRESLASTTLSLFETQSVFSGRHDWSYGYRVLPPLGLPQCSEGGEQLSLPHGTAMSGTTVSGGTSTSASLPSYLFAGDAASPAQSRAKKRALSMSPLSDVMGTDFNSIIRTSPNSLVAYINGSRSSPSSHLTLSPVQSEGYGHFLGVRGCCIPRHYPHPQSTPDSSQALAPQTDYSRMQMLEEGGGLESQMANMVVDQQCLPEEGGSLEKTSESCSQTANNLLPPPQLQPALLTTIQEAATPQGPPPPYHSHQHFHLARLHCKIKPHSQDPMVYPRHGVSFLPQVPMLEEEEGELEDYGAHCCRWLDCSAVYDQREELVRHIEKLHVDQRKAEDFTCHWVGCPRSFKPFNARYKLLIHMRVHSGEKPNKCTFEGCKKAFSRLENLKIHLRSHTGEKPYLCQHPGCLKAFSNSSDRAKHQRTHLDTKPYTCQVPGCAKRYTDPSSLRKHVKSHSTKERQLRKKMKSTADGTQDTLTDCLTIHPLQPSLSPLARTDLNSSPCASHESYSAALLGPDSSSDPHLALLCSLQDNYRFVDPSPHQLLPGDRCSPTCLPHPPHGTSLQNNGDLKQPCQLPDLADPELSGQIYSPPRYGGITAQTCSSHLMQVDAFGDSLAPAVNNPNGVATSQAALSCITGFDVHSQAQDVDHNLELHGGDFFSAVDHCTSQISCVYTEG; this is translated from the exons ATGACTTCAGCCATGAGTGGAAAGGGTTGTCAGCTCCTGGTGTCTCCCTGCAGTGTGTCCCCGTCACTAAGCATGATCAGAGGACACCAGCCCCACCACCAGTCCATCAGGATGCCCATGTGTTCCCCACAATGGTCCGATGCGCATGGTCCCTCCTCGGGCGTGGAGAAAGTGAAAAGAGGAACCGTCCACTCTTTTGCTCCTTCTGGAAATCAGAGCGAAGGCCATGTCGTCCTGCCGACCCTGAGCCTCCGCAGACAGGTGTTGACCAACGGGAAGCATCTAAACATCTCAACTGTGTCCCCAAACCAGCAAGTGCCTGCTCATCATCCTACAACCAAAACAGTGACAATACAGACGGGACGCTGCTCCTCCAACAACAGCTTCAAAG CAGGTCGCTCTGTGTCGGGGCCTACCATGGGAGTATTTGGTCAGCCAGCCGCTGCTAACCTGACAGTGACCAGCAGTCCCATGACCGTGGTCACAGGCCACCGCTACACTGCAGGGCCTGCAGCACAACATCCCCCATCACATCCACACAGCATGCAGATTCCCCACACTGATGCCAG ATCCTTACATTCCAGAGAATCCCTGGCATCCACTACGCTTAGTCTGTTTGAAACGCAGTCGGTGTTTAGTGGCAGACATGACTGGTCGTATGGCTACCGTGTGCTTCCTCCGCTGGGTCTGCCTCAGTGCTCCGAGGGAGGCGAGCAGCTCAGCCTTCCTCACGGCACGGCCATGTCCGGTACGACCGTGTCGGGTGGCACTAGCACCTCCGCCTCCTTGCCCTCGTACCTCTTCGCAGGCGACGCCGCAAGCCCCGCACAGTCTCGTGCAAAGAAGAGAGCACTTTCCATGTCGCCTTTGTCGGATGTCATGGGTACCGATTTCAACTCCATCATACGCACCTCGCCTAATTCGCTTGTGGCTTATATCAACGGCTCCCGCAGCTCTCCATCCTCCCACCTCACACTCTCGCCTGTCCAGTCAGAAGGTTACGGTCACTTCCTGGGCGTGAGAGGCTGCTGCATCCCGCGCCACTACCCCCATCCCCAGAGCACGCCAGACTCTTCGCAGGCCCTGGCCCCACAGACAGATTATAGCCGTATGCAGATGCTTGAAGAGGGAGGGGGTCTGGAGAGCCAGATGGCCAACATGGTGGTGGACCAGCAGTGCCTCCCAGAGGAAGGAGGGTCACTGGAGAAGACCTCAGAGAGCTGCAGCCAAACCGCCAACAACCTGCTGCCACCTCCGCAGTTACAGCCGGCGCTATTGACCACTATCCAAGAGGCTGCTACTCCGCAGGGGCCTCCACCACCCTATCACTCACACCAGCACTTCCACCTCGCAAGACTTCACTGTAAAATAAAGCCCCATTCTCAGGACCCCATGGTTTATCCCAGGCACGGGGTGAGCTTTCTACCCCAGGTGCCCAtgctggaggaagaggaaggagagctgGAGGACTATGGGGCCCACTGCTGCAGGTGGTTGGACTGTAGTGCAGTCTATGACCAAAGGGAGGAGCTGGTAAGGCACATAGAAAAGCTTCACGTGGACCAGCGGAAGGCCGAGGACTTCACATGCCATTGGGTGGGCTGTCCACGCAGCTTCAAGCCCTTCAACGCCCGATACAAGCTTCTTATCCACATGAGGGTCCATTCAGGGGAGAAACCCAACAAGTGCACG TTCGAGGGCTGCAAGAAGGCTTTCTCTCGGCTAGAAAACCTGAAGATCCACCTGCGCAGCCACACGGGGGAGAAACCCTACCTATGTCAGCACCCCGGATGCCTCAAGGCCTTCAGCAACTCAAGTGACAGAGCGAAGCACCAGCGTACACACCTGGACACA AAACCGTATACGTGCCAGGTGCCTGGCTGTGCAAAGCGTTATACTGACCCCAGCTCCTTGAGGAAACACGTGAAATCCCACTCTACTAAAGAACGCCAGTTACGGAAGAAG ATGAAATCCACTGCTGATGGGACTCAGGACACGCTGACAGACTGTTTAACCATACACCCTCTACAACCAAGCCTTTCTCCTCTGGCGAGGACAGACTTGAACTCTTCCCCTTGTGCATCCCACGAGTCATATTCTG ctgctctgctgggaCCAGACTCCTCCAGCGATCCTCACCTGGCTCTGTTATGCTCCTTACAAGATAATTACAG GTTTGTTGATCCCTCCCCTCACCAGCTCCTACCCGGGGACCGGTGCTCTCCCACCTGCCTCCCACATCCTCCCCACGGGACATCCCTGCAGAACAACGGAGATCTGAAGCAGCCCTGCCAGCTGCCTGATCTGGCAGATCCAG AGCTCTCAGGGCAGATATATTCTCCTCCACGATACGGTGGGATCACAGCACAGACCTGCTCGAGTCACCTGATGCAAGTCGATGCCTTTGGTGACAGCCTCGCTCCGGCTGTCAATAATCCCAATGGGGTGGCCACCTCACAAGCAGCTCTTTCCTGCATTACAG gATTTGATGTCCACAGTCAAGCGCAGGATGTGGATCATAATCTAGAACTGCATGGAGGGGATTTCTTCAGCGCAGTGGACCACTGCACAAGCCAGATCTCCTGCGTCTACACGGAGGGATGA
- the glis3 gene encoding zinc finger protein GLIS3 isoform X3 → MTSAMSGKGCQLLVSPCSVSPSLSMIRGHQPHHQSIRMPMCSPQWSDAHGPSSGVEKVKRGTVHSFAPSGNQSEGHVVLPTLSLRRQVLTNGKHLNISTVSPNQQVPAHHPTTKTVTIQTGRCSSNNSFKAGRSVSGPTMGVFGQPAAANLTVTSSPMTVVTGHRYTAGPAAQHPPSHPHSMQIPHTDARSLHSRESLASTTLSLFETQSVFSGRHDWSYGYRVLPPLGLPQCSEGGEQLSLPHGTAMSGTTVSGGTSTSASLPSYLFAGDAASPAQSRAKKRALSMSPLSDVMGTDFNSIIRTSPNSLVAYINGSRSSPSSHLTLSPVQSEGYGHFLGVRGCCIPRHYPHPQSTPDSSQALAPQTDYSRMQMLEEGGGLESQMANMVVDQQCLPEEGGSLEKTSESCSQTANNLLPPPQLQPALLTTIQEAATPQGPPPPYHSHQHFHLARLHCKIKPHSQDPMVYPRHGVSFLPQVPMLEEEEGELEDYGAHCCRWLDCSAVYDQREELVRHIEKLHVDQRKAEDFTCHWVGCPRSFKPFNARYKLLIHMRVHSGEKPNKCTFEGCKKAFSRLENLKIHLRSHTGEKPYLCQHPGCLKAFSNSSDRAKHQRTHLDTKPYTCQVPGCAKRYTDPSSLRKHVKSHSTKERQLRKKMKSTADGTQDTLTDCLTIHPLQPSLSPLARTDLNSSPCASHESYSDLGCGGQP, encoded by the exons ATGACTTCAGCCATGAGTGGAAAGGGTTGTCAGCTCCTGGTGTCTCCCTGCAGTGTGTCCCCGTCACTAAGCATGATCAGAGGACACCAGCCCCACCACCAGTCCATCAGGATGCCCATGTGTTCCCCACAATGGTCCGATGCGCATGGTCCCTCCTCGGGCGTGGAGAAAGTGAAAAGAGGAACCGTCCACTCTTTTGCTCCTTCTGGAAATCAGAGCGAAGGCCATGTCGTCCTGCCGACCCTGAGCCTCCGCAGACAGGTGTTGACCAACGGGAAGCATCTAAACATCTCAACTGTGTCCCCAAACCAGCAAGTGCCTGCTCATCATCCTACAACCAAAACAGTGACAATACAGACGGGACGCTGCTCCTCCAACAACAGCTTCAAAG CAGGTCGCTCTGTGTCGGGGCCTACCATGGGAGTATTTGGTCAGCCAGCCGCTGCTAACCTGACAGTGACCAGCAGTCCCATGACCGTGGTCACAGGCCACCGCTACACTGCAGGGCCTGCAGCACAACATCCCCCATCACATCCACACAGCATGCAGATTCCCCACACTGATGCCAG ATCCTTACATTCCAGAGAATCCCTGGCATCCACTACGCTTAGTCTGTTTGAAACGCAGTCGGTGTTTAGTGGCAGACATGACTGGTCGTATGGCTACCGTGTGCTTCCTCCGCTGGGTCTGCCTCAGTGCTCCGAGGGAGGCGAGCAGCTCAGCCTTCCTCACGGCACGGCCATGTCCGGTACGACCGTGTCGGGTGGCACTAGCACCTCCGCCTCCTTGCCCTCGTACCTCTTCGCAGGCGACGCCGCAAGCCCCGCACAGTCTCGTGCAAAGAAGAGAGCACTTTCCATGTCGCCTTTGTCGGATGTCATGGGTACCGATTTCAACTCCATCATACGCACCTCGCCTAATTCGCTTGTGGCTTATATCAACGGCTCCCGCAGCTCTCCATCCTCCCACCTCACACTCTCGCCTGTCCAGTCAGAAGGTTACGGTCACTTCCTGGGCGTGAGAGGCTGCTGCATCCCGCGCCACTACCCCCATCCCCAGAGCACGCCAGACTCTTCGCAGGCCCTGGCCCCACAGACAGATTATAGCCGTATGCAGATGCTTGAAGAGGGAGGGGGTCTGGAGAGCCAGATGGCCAACATGGTGGTGGACCAGCAGTGCCTCCCAGAGGAAGGAGGGTCACTGGAGAAGACCTCAGAGAGCTGCAGCCAAACCGCCAACAACCTGCTGCCACCTCCGCAGTTACAGCCGGCGCTATTGACCACTATCCAAGAGGCTGCTACTCCGCAGGGGCCTCCACCACCCTATCACTCACACCAGCACTTCCACCTCGCAAGACTTCACTGTAAAATAAAGCCCCATTCTCAGGACCCCATGGTTTATCCCAGGCACGGGGTGAGCTTTCTACCCCAGGTGCCCAtgctggaggaagaggaaggagagctgGAGGACTATGGGGCCCACTGCTGCAGGTGGTTGGACTGTAGTGCAGTCTATGACCAAAGGGAGGAGCTGGTAAGGCACATAGAAAAGCTTCACGTGGACCAGCGGAAGGCCGAGGACTTCACATGCCATTGGGTGGGCTGTCCACGCAGCTTCAAGCCCTTCAACGCCCGATACAAGCTTCTTATCCACATGAGGGTCCATTCAGGGGAGAAACCCAACAAGTGCACG TTCGAGGGCTGCAAGAAGGCTTTCTCTCGGCTAGAAAACCTGAAGATCCACCTGCGCAGCCACACGGGGGAGAAACCCTACCTATGTCAGCACCCCGGATGCCTCAAGGCCTTCAGCAACTCAAGTGACAGAGCGAAGCACCAGCGTACACACCTGGACACA AAACCGTATACGTGCCAGGTGCCTGGCTGTGCAAAGCGTTATACTGACCCCAGCTCCTTGAGGAAACACGTGAAATCCCACTCTACTAAAGAACGCCAGTTACGGAAGAAG ATGAAATCCACTGCTGATGGGACTCAGGACACGCTGACAGACTGTTTAACCATACACCCTCTACAACCAAGCCTTTCTCCTCTGGCGAGGACAGACTTGAACTCTTCCCCTTGTGCATCCCACGAGTCATATTCTG ATTTAGGCTGTGGTGGACAGCCCTGA